The nucleotide window CCCGAATGGACAAAGCCCTCGACCGAATGGGCACATAGGCAGCGACAACACTCAAGGACAACAAAGTGGCAAACCCTCGGACAATTCGCCTCAAATTTGACGCGGCAGCAAAATCCATTGAGCACGAAATCGTCGCGTGCATCCGCCCGGACATAGCCGGTGATTTCTCGGTGCACAATGATCTGGCCGCGGCTGTCAATGCGCAAGCGACAGAGGATGAGAAGCAGCAGATCGTCGACAAGCTTTTGCCCCGTGTTAACCGCTCCGCTGAGGATGTGCGGATCGACCACCACCGTGAATTCCTCCGCAAACTTGGCGTGACCGACTTCGGAGGGAGATAGTGGTGACAAACGTAGATGGGGCTGCGCTGTTGGCGATGCGTTCGATGGAGAGAATGAGGGAATACAACGCAGCAGTAGACTCGATCCTGTTTGAAGTGGGATGTGCGGTACGTCCGTGGTTTGCGGCACACGGATTTGAGACCTCCTCCGTTGCCTATTTCGAAACGTTTATTGGTGTCATCCCGGAAGAAGATGCCCGGTTCGTCGAAACCTTGCGGCCATTCGCTGAGCGCAGCTTCGCTGATCCCCGGGCGCGGCTTATCTTCGGGCACCTCGCGGAAAGTCGCCTCGTTGACGATCTGGATATTTCCTATCCAGTGGACGAGATCGAACTGCTCAAAGACTATCCTGCTGCCTTTCGGAATCTCAGCCACGATGCTTTTCTCGTACTGAATGCGATGTCGCCTAAGAACATTGACCAGGTCGATCGGTTCTTCCGCATCGAATCCTCCAGCATTGAAAACTTCCAATTGGGAATTATCCGGCAGGGTGTGAAGAAGAAATTCTTCCGCCAGGCGCCGGAGCTGCAATGGTTAAAAGAATCTCGCTTCCGTGGTTTAAACAGGGCCATAGATAGCGCACTCGACCGAATGGGAATGTGACATGACAGACTTCGATAAAGCGCTGTTGTTATCGGAGCGCGGGTTGGACGCCACAGGGGAGCAGGACGCGGCAGCGAATTCAATCCTGTACGAGGTGAGCTGTGGAGTACGACCTACGTTTTCAATGATCGGGTATCGCTCTACGGCGATATCGTATCTCGACTCGTTCTTGACCGATCCCACCGAAGCGCAGCTTGCTTGGTTCGTCGAAACCTTGCGGCCGTTTGCCGAGCGCAGCTTTGCCGATCCTCGGGCGCGGCGGGTCTTCTCCTATCTCGCTAGGCGTCAACTGGCCGATGATCTGGATCTCTCATACCCGGTCGACGAGATCGAGCTGCTCAAGGATTTCCCAGAGGCGTACATGACTATCAACTTCGATTACAACCTAGTAGATGACGCGATGTCGCCTAAGAACATTGACCAGGTCGTCCGATTTCTTCGCATGGAATCCCCCAACCTGGAACGCTTCCAGTTCGCAAACATCCGGCAGGGTGTGAGAAAGAAATTTTACCGTCAAGCACCGGAGCTTCAGTGGTTGAAGGAATCTCGCTTCCGGGGCGCGAACAAACCTGTGGATAGAGCGCTCGACCGAATGGGTACATAGAGGAGGCCGTGACGTGAGAGAAAAAGACAATGCAGCTGCGAAATCTGTGGAATACGAGATCGTCGCAAAGATCCGGCCAGATATTGCTGGAACCTTTGCGGTCGGCGCCGATCTTGCTGAAGCAGTGAAAACGCAGGCAACGGACGAGGAAAAGCAACGCATTGTTGAGATGCTGGTTCCCCTGGCTGATCCGGCGTTAGATGACCACCGCGGGCGCCACCACCGCGAGTTTCTTCGCGCCCTGGGCGATACGAGATTCGAGGAGCAATCCGGCACTCAACACCGCAGCGTGGACGACACAAGTTTGGAGCTCGCCGCCGCAGCGAAGTCTGTTGAACACCAGGTCGTGGTCAAGATTCGGCCAGACATTGCTGGAACTTTTTCCCTTGACGCTGACCTTGCTGAGGCAGTGAAGGCGAAAGCTACAGACGAGGAGAAGCAACGCATCGTCGAAAAGCTGCTTCCGCGAGTTGACCCTGCGCTAGGAGACCCCCGCGGTGCCCACCACCGAGAGTTCCTCCGCGCACTGGGCGTTACCGACTACAAATAACGTTATGGATATCCCGTTCTATATCTCGATGCCCGCTGCCGATTACCCTGACTTCCTCGCCACAGACGGGGAATCGCGGTTTGAGATCACCACAGAAGCGCTCGAGGAAGAGAACTTGCCGGTTGAAGACATTGACAAAATGCACTTTGTCACCGAGGAACTACTCGCGAAAATTCTGGATGCGGATACCGCACATGCCATCATCTACGGCACCCTCACCCTGGAAGACCCGGGTTATGACGAGATCTTTGCCAACTCGCCCGAAGATGCTGCCCGCCTGGCCGCCATTCTTAACAACATCAACCACGATGAAATCGAAGATTCTCTCGCAATCTACGACCTCACCGATATTTACAACGACGCCCGCGACCGCGGCGACGCGATCATCACCGTGTGGGGATAGCAATTTGCTTGCGACGTGCGCGGTGTAGTACTTTTAGCGAGATCTCGCCCGCATTCTCGCGCGGTGCGATGTCCAACGAACTCCATGCAACCACGGTTGGCGTGGGTGTTCATGCACACGGTAGGGCCCCGGAAGGAAAGAGCCCCCATTTTTGCATGTACGGCCACGTCAAGCTCCGGTTGCGAGACACAGAAAAGAGCGTGAATGCCTACTATTCAACAGCTGGTCCGCAAGGGCCGCCACGATAAGAAATCGAAGGTAGCTACGGCCGCCCTGAAGGGCTCCCCGCAGCGCCGTGGCGTGTGCACCCGCGTGTACACCACCACTCCGAAGAAGCCGAACTCTGCACTGCGCAAGGTTGCCCGTGTGCGCCTGACCTCCGGCATCGAGGTTTCCGCCTACATTCCGGGCGAGGGCCACAACCTGCAGGAGCACTCCATGGTGCTCGTGCGCGGCGGCCGTGTGAGGGACCTGCCGGGTGTGCGCTACAAGATCATCCGCGGCGCGCTGGATACCCAGGGCGTTAAGGACCGCAAGCAGGCTCGCTCCCGTTACGGCGCGAAGAAGGGACAGTAAAGAACAATGCGTAAGCAACAAGCTCCGAAGCGTCCCGTTGTTAAGGATCCGGTGTACAACTCCGAGCTGGTGACCCAGCTGGTGAACAAGATCCTGCAGGACGGCAAGAAGTCCACCGCAGAGCGCATCGTGTACGACGCGATGGAGATCTGCCGCGAGAAGACCGGTACCGATCCGGTTGGCACCCTCGAGAAGGCACTGGGCAACATCCGCCCGGATCTCGAGGTTCGCTCCCGCCGTGTCGGTGGTGCTACCTACCAGGTGCCGGTCAAGGTTGAGCCGGCCCGTTCCAACACCCTTGCACTGCGCTGGATGGTCACTTTCACCCGTCAGCGTCGCGAGAACTCGATGACCGAGCGTCTTGCCAACGAGATCCTGGATGCATCCAACGGTCTCGGCGCATCCGTGAAGCGCCGCGAGGACACCCACAAGATGGCTGAGGCTAACCGCGCCTTCGCCCACTACCGCTGGTAGTAACTACCTCTCGTCCTATGCAGCGAATCACGACCCGGCCGACAAGCCGCCCACGCACCGCGCGGGCGTTTACCGTCGCCGGGTCGTTGTGCTGGCACCTATAGGGGCCTTACACTGCTTCTTTGGGCGAGTAGTGGAATAATCGACCAAGGACAATATCCGCCATAGACGCTGACTGCCGGGATTAACCTGGGGCCGCAAGCGTCGACAACCTACAAGTTGGGGTAACAAACGTGGCACAAGAAGTGCTTAAGGATCTGAATAAGGTTCGCAACATCGGCATCATGGCCCACATCGATGCTGGTAAGACCACCACCACCGAGCGCATCCTGTTCTACACGGGTATTA belongs to Corynebacterium glaucum and includes:
- the rpsG gene encoding 30S ribosomal protein S7, giving the protein MRKQQAPKRPVVKDPVYNSELVTQLVNKILQDGKKSTAERIVYDAMEICREKTGTDPVGTLEKALGNIRPDLEVRSRRVGGATYQVPVKVEPARSNTLALRWMVTFTRQRRENSMTERLANEILDASNGLGASVKRREDTHKMAEANRAFAHYRW
- the rpsL gene encoding 30S ribosomal protein S12; this translates as MPTIQQLVRKGRHDKKSKVATAALKGSPQRRGVCTRVYTTTPKKPNSALRKVARVRLTSGIEVSAYIPGEGHNLQEHSMVLVRGGRVRDLPGVRYKIIRGALDTQGVKDRKQARSRYGAKKGQ
- a CDS encoding DUF1877 family protein, which codes for MDIPFYISMPAADYPDFLATDGESRFEITTEALEEENLPVEDIDKMHFVTEELLAKILDADTAHAIIYGTLTLEDPGYDEIFANSPEDAARLAAILNNINHDEIEDSLAIYDLTDIYNDARDRGDAIITVWG